One Solanum pennellii chromosome 10, SPENNV200 genomic region harbors:
- the LOC107002175 gene encoding cell division cycle protein 48 homolog isoform X3, whose product MTITPCCKGTKRDFSTAILERKKSPNRLVVDEATNDDNSVVAIHPDTMEKLQLFRGDTILIKGKKRKDTICIALADDTCDVPKIRMNKVVRNNLRVRLGDVVSVHQCPDVKYGKRVHILPIDDTIEGVTGNLFDAYLKPYFLEAYRPVRKGDLFLVRGGMRSVEFKVIETDPAEYCVVAPDTEIFCEGEPVIREDENRLDEVGYDDVGGVRKQMAQIRELVELPLRHPQLFKSIGVKPPKGILLYGPPGSGKTLIARAVANETGAFFFCINGPEIMSKLAGESESNLRKAFEEAEKNAPSIIFIDEIDSIAPKREKTNGEVERRIVSQLLTLMDGLKSRAHVIVMGATNRPNSIDPALRRFGRFDREIDIGVPDEVGRLEVLRIHTKNMKLAEEVDLERICKDTHGYVGADLAALCTEAALQCIREKMDVIDLEDETIDAEILNSMAVTNEHFQTALGTSNPSALRETVVEVPNVSWEDIGGLENVKRELQETVQYPVEHPEKFEKFGMSPSKGVLFYGPPGCGKTLLAKAIANECQANFISIKGPELLTMWFGESEANVREIFDKARQSAPCVLFFDELDSIATQRGSSSGDAGGAADRVLNQLLTEMDGMNAKKTVFIIGATNRPDIIDPALLRPGRLDQLIYIPLPDEDSRHQIFKACLRKSPLSKDIDLRALAKYTQGFSGADITEICQRACKYAIRENIEKDIEREKRRSENPEAMEEDVEDEVPEIKAAHFEESMKYARRSVSDADIRKYQAFAQTLQQSRGFGSEFRFSETSTAGATGTAADPFATSAGGADEDDLYS is encoded by the exons GGTAAGAAGAGAAAAGATACAATCTGCATCGCCCTTGCTGATGACACCTGTGACGTGCCAAAGATTAGGATGAACAAGGTTGTCAGAAATAACCTAAGGGTTCGACTTGGTGATGTTGTCTCTGTGCATCAGTGTCCTGATGTCAAATATGGCAAACGCGTACACATTCTTCCCATTGATGACACCATTGAAGGAGTCACTGGGAACCTCTTTGATGCTTACTTGAAGC CCTATTTTCTTGAAGCATACAGACCGGTTAGGAAGGGTGATCTTTTTCTGGTAAGGGGGGGAATGAGAAGTGTTGAGTTCAAGGTAATCGAGACTGATCCTGCTGAATACTGTGTCGTTGCCCCTGATACTGAAATATTTTGTGAGGGTGAACCTGTGATTAGGGAAGATGAGAATAGACTAGATGAGGTTGGTTATGACGATGTTGGTGGTGTgcgtaaacaaatggctcagaTAAGGGAGCTTGTTGAGCTGCCACTAAGGCACCCACAACTCTTCAAATCTATTGGTGTCAAGCCTCCCAAAGGAATTTTGTTGTATGGACCTCCTGGATCAGGAAAGACTTTAATAGCCCGAGCTGTTGCAAATGAGACTGGTGCGTTCTTTTTCTGCATTAATGGTCCAGAGATCATGTCTAAATTGGCGGGCGAAAGTGAAAGTAATCTCAGAAAAGCATTTGAAGAAGCTGAGAAGAATGCACCATCAATTATTTTCATCGACGAAATTGATTCAATAGCTCCTAAACGTGAGAAGACAAATGGAGAGGTGGAGCGGAGGATTGTCTCCCAGCTTTTGACACTTATGGATGGACTTAAGTCACGTGCCCATGTAATTGTTATGGGTGCCACTAATCGCCCCAATAGCATTGACCCTGCCTTAAGAAGGTTCGGTAGATTTGACAGGGAAATAGACATTGGTGTTCCGGATGAAGTGGGGCGTCTTGAGGTGCTTCGTATCCATACAAAGAACATGAAGCTTGCTGAAGAa GTTGATTTAGAAAGAATTTGCAAAGACACTCATGGTTATGTTGGAGCTGATTTAGCAGCTTTGTGTACCGAGGCTGCACTTCAATGCATCAGAGAGAAGATGGACGTGATAGATTTGGAGGATGAGACCATTGATGCAGAGATTCTGAACTCTATGGCTGTGACAAATGAGCACTTCCAAACTGCTCTTGGGACGAGCAATCCTTCTGCCTTGCGTGAAACC GTTGTTGAAGTTCCCAATGTTTCATGGGAGGATATTGGAGGACTTGAGAATGTCAAGCGTGAGCTCCAAGAG ACTGTTCAATATCCAGTGGAGCATCCTGAGAAATTCGAGAAGTTTGGTATGTCTCCCTCGAAGGGAGTCCTTTTCTATGGCCCACCTGGATGTGGTAAAACTTTGCTCGCAAAGGCCATTGCAAATGAATGCCAGGCTAACTTCATCAGTATCAAGGGTCCAGAGCTGCTTACCATGTGGTTTGGTGAGAGTGAAGCCAACGTTAGAGAAATATTTGACAAGGCCCGACAATCTGCTCCGTGTGTCCTGTTTTTTGATGAACTGGACTCAATCGCCACACAG AGAGGAAGTAGTTCGGGAGACGCTGGGGGAGCTGCTGACAGAGTTTTGAATCAACTCCTTACTGAAATGGATGGCATGAACGCTAAGAAAACTGTGTTCATTATTGGTGCAACCAATAGGCCAGATATTATTGATCCTGCACTTTTGCGTCCTGGTCGTCTTGACCAATTGATTTATATTCCTCTCCCTGATGAAGATTCTCGTCACCAAATTTTCAAGGCATGCCTGAGGAAATCACCTCTTTCTAAGGATATCGATCTAAGAGCTCTTGCAAAGTATACACAGGGCTTTAGTGGAGCTGACATTACAGAGATCTGTCAACGTGCTTGCAAATACGCCATCAGAGAAAACATTGAGAAA GATATCGAGAGGGAGAAAAGGAGAAGTGAGAATCCTGAAGCCATGGAGGAAGACGTTGAAGACGAGGTACCTGAGATCAAGGCTGCTCATTTTGAGGAATCAATGAAGTACGCCAGGAGGAGTGTCAGTGACGCTGATATTCGGAAGTACCAAGCTTTCGCTCAGACGTTGCAACAGTCCAGAGGTTTCGGTTCTGAATTCCGATTTTCCGAGACCAGCACTGCAGGGGCAACTGGAACTGCTGCTGACCCCTTTGCAACTTCAGCTGGTGGAGCAGATGAAGATGACCTGTATAGTTAA
- the LOC107002175 gene encoding cell division cycle protein 48 homolog isoform X2 translates to MTNKAESSDSKGTKRDFSTAILERKKSPNRLVVDEATNDDNSVVAIHPDTMEKLQLFRGDTILIKGKKRKDTICIALADDTCDVPKIRMNKVVRNNLRVRLGDVVSVHQCPDVKYGKRVHILPIDDTIEGVTGNLFDAYLKPYFLEAYRPVRKGDLFLVRGGMRSVEFKVIETDPAEYCVVAPDTEIFCEGEPVIREDENRLDEVGYDDVGGVRKQMAQIRELVELPLRHPQLFKSIGVKPPKGILLYGPPGSGKTLIARAVANETGAFFFCINGPEIMSKLAGESESNLRKAFEEAEKNAPSIIFIDEIDSIAPKREKTNGEVERRIVSQLLTLMDGLKSRAHVIVMGATNRPNSIDPALRRFGRFDREIDIGVPDEVGRLEVLRIHTKNMKLAEEVDLERICKDTHGYVGADLAALCTEAALQCIREKMDVIDLEDETIDAEILNSMAVTNEHFQTALGTSNPSALRETVVEVPNVSWEDIGGLENVKRELQETVQYPVEHPEKFEKFGMSPSKGVLFYGPPGCGKTLLAKAIANECQANFISIKGPELLTMWFGESEANVREIFDKARQSAPCVLFFDELDSIATQRGSSSGDAGGAADRVLNQLLTEMDGMNAKKTVFIIGATNRPDIIDPALLRPGRLDQLIYIPLPDEDSRHQIFKACLRKSPLSKDIDLRALAKYTQGFSGADITEICQRACKYAIRENIEKDIEREKRRSENPEAMEEDVEDEVPEIKAAHFEESMKYARRSVSDADIRKYQAFAQTLQQSRGFGSEFRFSETSTAGATGTAADPFATSAGGADEDDLYS, encoded by the exons GGTAAGAAGAGAAAAGATACAATCTGCATCGCCCTTGCTGATGACACCTGTGACGTGCCAAAGATTAGGATGAACAAGGTTGTCAGAAATAACCTAAGGGTTCGACTTGGTGATGTTGTCTCTGTGCATCAGTGTCCTGATGTCAAATATGGCAAACGCGTACACATTCTTCCCATTGATGACACCATTGAAGGAGTCACTGGGAACCTCTTTGATGCTTACTTGAAGC CCTATTTTCTTGAAGCATACAGACCGGTTAGGAAGGGTGATCTTTTTCTGGTAAGGGGGGGAATGAGAAGTGTTGAGTTCAAGGTAATCGAGACTGATCCTGCTGAATACTGTGTCGTTGCCCCTGATACTGAAATATTTTGTGAGGGTGAACCTGTGATTAGGGAAGATGAGAATAGACTAGATGAGGTTGGTTATGACGATGTTGGTGGTGTgcgtaaacaaatggctcagaTAAGGGAGCTTGTTGAGCTGCCACTAAGGCACCCACAACTCTTCAAATCTATTGGTGTCAAGCCTCCCAAAGGAATTTTGTTGTATGGACCTCCTGGATCAGGAAAGACTTTAATAGCCCGAGCTGTTGCAAATGAGACTGGTGCGTTCTTTTTCTGCATTAATGGTCCAGAGATCATGTCTAAATTGGCGGGCGAAAGTGAAAGTAATCTCAGAAAAGCATTTGAAGAAGCTGAGAAGAATGCACCATCAATTATTTTCATCGACGAAATTGATTCAATAGCTCCTAAACGTGAGAAGACAAATGGAGAGGTGGAGCGGAGGATTGTCTCCCAGCTTTTGACACTTATGGATGGACTTAAGTCACGTGCCCATGTAATTGTTATGGGTGCCACTAATCGCCCCAATAGCATTGACCCTGCCTTAAGAAGGTTCGGTAGATTTGACAGGGAAATAGACATTGGTGTTCCGGATGAAGTGGGGCGTCTTGAGGTGCTTCGTATCCATACAAAGAACATGAAGCTTGCTGAAGAa GTTGATTTAGAAAGAATTTGCAAAGACACTCATGGTTATGTTGGAGCTGATTTAGCAGCTTTGTGTACCGAGGCTGCACTTCAATGCATCAGAGAGAAGATGGACGTGATAGATTTGGAGGATGAGACCATTGATGCAGAGATTCTGAACTCTATGGCTGTGACAAATGAGCACTTCCAAACTGCTCTTGGGACGAGCAATCCTTCTGCCTTGCGTGAAACC GTTGTTGAAGTTCCCAATGTTTCATGGGAGGATATTGGAGGACTTGAGAATGTCAAGCGTGAGCTCCAAGAG ACTGTTCAATATCCAGTGGAGCATCCTGAGAAATTCGAGAAGTTTGGTATGTCTCCCTCGAAGGGAGTCCTTTTCTATGGCCCACCTGGATGTGGTAAAACTTTGCTCGCAAAGGCCATTGCAAATGAATGCCAGGCTAACTTCATCAGTATCAAGGGTCCAGAGCTGCTTACCATGTGGTTTGGTGAGAGTGAAGCCAACGTTAGAGAAATATTTGACAAGGCCCGACAATCTGCTCCGTGTGTCCTGTTTTTTGATGAACTGGACTCAATCGCCACACAG AGAGGAAGTAGTTCGGGAGACGCTGGGGGAGCTGCTGACAGAGTTTTGAATCAACTCCTTACTGAAATGGATGGCATGAACGCTAAGAAAACTGTGTTCATTATTGGTGCAACCAATAGGCCAGATATTATTGATCCTGCACTTTTGCGTCCTGGTCGTCTTGACCAATTGATTTATATTCCTCTCCCTGATGAAGATTCTCGTCACCAAATTTTCAAGGCATGCCTGAGGAAATCACCTCTTTCTAAGGATATCGATCTAAGAGCTCTTGCAAAGTATACACAGGGCTTTAGTGGAGCTGACATTACAGAGATCTGTCAACGTGCTTGCAAATACGCCATCAGAGAAAACATTGAGAAA GATATCGAGAGGGAGAAAAGGAGAAGTGAGAATCCTGAAGCCATGGAGGAAGACGTTGAAGACGAGGTACCTGAGATCAAGGCTGCTCATTTTGAGGAATCAATGAAGTACGCCAGGAGGAGTGTCAGTGACGCTGATATTCGGAAGTACCAAGCTTTCGCTCAGACGTTGCAACAGTCCAGAGGTTTCGGTTCTGAATTCCGATTTTCCGAGACCAGCACTGCAGGGGCAACTGGAACTGCTGCTGACCCCTTTGCAACTTCAGCTGGTGGAGCAGATGAAGATGACCTGTATAGTTAA